The following proteins come from a genomic window of Synechococcus sp. NB0720_010:
- the dnaG gene encoding DNA primase has product MSVPRLHPRTIEAVKERADIVDVVGEHVVLKKKGREFVGVCPFHDDKSPSMTVSPAKQFYYCFSCGAGGNSIKFLMELQRQSFSDVVLELARKYQLPVETLEGPQQERLRQQLSRRDQLHKALSLAAGWFRSQLRAPEGAAALDYLKTSRGLDEATLEAFGLGYAPERWDGLLSHLQQVEGLSPELLEAAGLVVPRRGGDGFYDRFRHRVMVPIADRQGRIIGFGGRSLDGGEPKYLNSPETEVFEKGKHLFGLDKAVNAIRKADRAVVVEGYFDVIALHAAGITNAVAALGTALSNQQITQLCRCCDGKRLILNFDADGAGVRAAQRAIGEVEQLALQGQLELRVLHLPSGKDPDEFLKQHGAGDYRSLLDQSPLWLDWQIDQVLHGCDLSKADQFQKAVTDLVALLGKLPASAVRSRYLQQVAERLSGGQARLALQLEDDLRQQVKGQRWHGRSRRWEQPGEAGLRERAEAEVLRLYLHCPAYRGPIRAELRRRELDDFAIAHHRQLWAVISSLEEDNLGVGRLEAINRGSEAGSDLADLDLPRLLSDQLLLADDPDSGLPTELLARLTPLLEPSDVQRLALSNPSLQLRGATAALERQRSVKRCRHLLDAWSSQRLETLERCIARLLDDSQQPDPVPQGASQDMEARIEAMFAELNSDALRFQDLYYNERKHIDHLDSQRRASFEDVIVQDAQPA; this is encoded by the coding sequence GTGTCAGTCCCTCGCCTCCATCCCCGCACGATCGAGGCCGTTAAAGAGCGCGCTGACATCGTCGATGTGGTGGGCGAGCACGTTGTGCTCAAAAAGAAGGGCAGGGAATTCGTCGGGGTTTGCCCCTTCCACGACGACAAATCACCGTCGATGACGGTGTCACCGGCCAAGCAGTTCTACTACTGCTTCTCCTGTGGCGCCGGCGGCAACTCGATCAAGTTTTTGATGGAGTTGCAGCGTCAGAGCTTCAGTGACGTCGTCCTGGAGTTGGCGCGCAAGTACCAGCTTCCCGTGGAGACCCTGGAGGGTCCTCAGCAGGAACGACTGCGGCAGCAGCTCTCGCGCCGGGATCAACTCCACAAGGCCCTCTCCCTGGCTGCTGGATGGTTCCGCTCACAATTGCGCGCTCCGGAGGGCGCCGCGGCCCTTGACTACCTCAAGACCAGCCGTGGTCTTGATGAGGCCACCCTTGAGGCCTTTGGTCTGGGCTATGCCCCGGAGCGATGGGATGGTCTGCTGAGCCATCTCCAACAGGTGGAGGGACTCAGTCCTGAGCTATTGGAGGCGGCCGGGCTGGTGGTGCCACGCCGCGGCGGGGATGGCTTCTATGACCGCTTCCGCCATCGGGTGATGGTTCCGATCGCGGATCGCCAGGGCCGAATCATTGGCTTTGGTGGCCGCAGCCTCGATGGCGGTGAGCCGAAGTACCTGAACTCTCCGGAGACGGAGGTGTTTGAGAAGGGCAAACACCTCTTTGGCCTCGATAAGGCTGTCAATGCGATCCGCAAGGCCGATCGCGCGGTCGTGGTGGAGGGCTATTTCGATGTCATCGCCCTCCATGCCGCGGGCATCACCAATGCGGTTGCGGCCCTCGGGACAGCCCTGAGCAATCAGCAGATCACCCAGCTCTGTCGCTGCTGCGACGGCAAACGGCTGATCCTGAACTTTGATGCCGATGGCGCTGGTGTCCGGGCCGCCCAGCGCGCCATTGGCGAGGTGGAGCAGTTGGCCCTGCAGGGGCAGCTGGAGTTGCGGGTTCTCCACCTGCCGAGCGGCAAGGACCCCGATGAATTCCTCAAGCAGCACGGCGCAGGGGACTACCGCTCCCTGCTGGATCAATCCCCCCTCTGGCTCGATTGGCAGATCGACCAGGTCCTGCACGGCTGCGACCTCAGCAAGGCCGACCAGTTCCAAAAGGCGGTCACGGATCTGGTGGCGCTGCTGGGCAAGCTGCCCGCCAGCGCCGTTCGCTCCCGCTACCTCCAGCAGGTGGCCGAGCGCCTCAGTGGTGGCCAGGCGCGGCTCGCTCTGCAGTTGGAGGACGACCTGCGCCAGCAGGTCAAAGGTCAGCGCTGGCATGGGCGCTCCCGCCGCTGGGAGCAGCCCGGTGAGGCGGGCCTGCGGGAGCGGGCCGAGGCCGAGGTCCTGCGCCTCTATCTCCACTGCCCGGCCTATCGCGGTCCGATCCGCGCTGAGTTGCGCCGCCGCGAGCTCGATGACTTCGCCATCGCCCATCACCGTCAGCTCTGGGCGGTGATCAGCTCCCTCGAGGAAGACAACCTCGGTGTTGGCCGGCTGGAGGCGATCAACCGTGGCAGTGAGGCCGGTTCCGATCTCGCGGACCTCGATCTGCCGCGGTTACTGAGCGATCAGCTGCTCTTGGCGGATGATCCCGACTCAGGACTGCCAACGGAATTGCTCGCCCGCCTGACTCCCCTGCTGGAGCCCAGCGACGTTCAGCGACTCGCCCTCAGCAACCCATCCTTGCAATTGCGTGGTGCCACGGCAGCCCTCGAGCGGCAGCGCAGCGTCAAACGCTGTCGTCACCTTCTGGATGCCTGGAGCAGTCAACGACTGGAGACCCTCGAGCGCTGTATCGCCCGTCTGCTCGATGACAGCCAGCAGCCGGATCCTGTTCCCCAGGGCGCCAGCCAGGACATGGAGGCCCGCATTGAGGCCATGTTCGCTGAACTCAACAGCGATGCTCTGCGCTTTCAGGACCTCTATTACAACGAGCGCAAACACATCGATCACCTCGATTCCCAGCGTCGCGCCAGTTTTGAGGACGTGATTGTCCAGGACGCCCAACCGGCCTAG